The Ectothiorhodospiraceae bacterium 2226 region AGCACCCATAGCGAGACGAGTACGAGCATACTCAGGAAGAAGGTATTTCGACGCATCAGGACGTTTCGATCGCGCATATGCACCGTCCCGTGCAGGAGGCGGGTGGCGACGTAAGCCCACGCCAGAGTGACCAACAGCGCGTCGACCACCCCCGCGACGTAGCTGATCAGCGCGGCGGTATAGAACAAGACCGGCATCTCGAAAAGATTCGAATAGTGCTGGTAGGCGGCGCGCATGTATCCCGGCGGTTCGGCCCCCGCGCCGTACCGAAAGTACTCCACACTCAGACCCGCGCCCACGGCTTTGAATGCGCGCGCTAACATCACCCCCGTCACCACGAAGCTCCAGCCCACCAGGGCGAGCACGGGGTATAAGATCATTTTCTGTTCCATCATCGCCCCTCGGTCGTTCCGGCGCGTGCCGACACGACGAGGATGGTATGCATTTAATTTATGTTCAACGACATAAAAAGGAGGGGGGGAATGTTCTACACCAAGGCGCACAAGCAGAAGAGTCGGGAGCGCATACTCGAAAGCGCCAGCCGCCTGTTCGCGCACCGCGGCTACGATTCGGTGTCGATTGACGAGCTGATGCACGATGCCGGTATGACACGCGGGGCGTTCTACAACCATTTCGAGGATAAGGCCGAACTTTACGCAGATGCCATCATGTACGCCGCCACGCGGAGCCCGCGGGCGGCGGAGCAGGCCGGTGCGACCTCCTCGGCCGCGTCCCTTGGCGCCTTCCTGAATACCTATCTCTCCCGTGCGCACGTCGAAGACGTCGAAACGCCCTGTCCGCTCGCGTTTCTCGTTACCGACGTCGGCGCGCGCAATGGCAAGGTTCGAAGGGCCTACACCAGGGTCTACCGTAGCCTGGTGCGGCTTATCAGCAAGCGACTAGGCGACATGCGGGCGCATGACCGACGCGACACCGTTATGGCGGTTACCGCATTGATGATCGGCGGGGTTGCGGTTGGGCGCGCTTTGGACGATGCACAAGTCACAGAGAGGCTGTTGCGCAGCTGTCGCGTTACCGCACGGCGCCTTCTTGAAGAGATACGCGAGTAACCGTGGCATACGCCTGCAGTCCCCGCCAGCCGGCCCGGGCGGCGGCAGGGCAGCGGCATCGCGTTCGGCCGTCTGATACGGGGTAGCAGTCGGATGCGGTTTTCTGCGCACGGGCTGCGGCCGCGGCCGCCGGGGCCGTCTACGCACCCTCATGTCCACCCTCATATCCGCCGGTGTTGCTAGCGTGAGAAGACCGCCATGCCTGTGGGCGCGAAGATCTGCCCGCTGTAGTAGCGGGAATCGGCGGACGCGAGAAAGACGTAGCTCGGCGCCATCTCGATCGGCTGGGCGGGGCGGCCCCAGAGCGTGTCCTTGCCGAACTCGCCGACGAACTGTTCGTCGCGGGTCGAGGGGATGAGCGGCGTCCACACGGGTCCGGGTGTCACGCAGTTGATGCGGATGCCCCGCTTGGCGAGCGTGGGGGCGAGTGACTTGGTGAGGTTGTCGATGGCCGCTTTGGTCCCAGCGTAGTCGGTCAGGTAGGGGTTGCCGGTGGCTCCCACCACCGAGCCGGTGTTGATTATGCTGTCGCCCTCGTGCAGGTGCTCCAGCGCGGCCTGTGTCACCCAGAAGTACGAGAAGATGTTGGTGCGGAACGTTCGCTCGAGCTGCTCGGGCGAGATATCGGCGAACTCGCTCGTCTCGACGTGATAGGCGGCGTTGTTGACCACGATGTTCAGCCCGCCGAACGCCTCGACCGTGCGCGCCACTAGGCTGCGGCAGTGCGCCGGGTCTTGAAGGTCTCCGTCCATCGCGAGCGCGCGGCGCCCGGCCTTCTCGATCCACCCGGTCGTGTCGCGGGCGTCCTCGTGCTCGTTGAAGTAGGAGATGGCTACGTCGGCACCTTCGCGCGCGAATGCGATCGCCACGGCGCGCCCGATGCCGCTGTCGCCGCCGGTAATGAGCGCCTTCTTGCCCTTCAGCTTGTTGCCGCCCTGGTAGGACACCTCGCCGTGATCGGCCTGCGGGTCCATGCGTGAATCGAGCCCGGGCCACTCTTGAACCTGGGCGCGTGGCGGACCGGGAAGGCGCTCGTCCGTGAGCGGATTCATGTTCAGGTTTGCCCCGTGGTGCTGTCCTTTGCTGGTCATCGCTGGGTCTCCCTCCAGAGAGCGTCTTGCTCAAGCGGAAGCGCTGGATCAGGGGTATATCCTGCCGCGCCGGGGATCGCGAAATCCCTTCACCATAGCGCCGAGCGGCGTATTTGCAATGAACCCTTGGCAAGCTCGCTGATTCGCTTCCGCACGGCCGGTTGATCTGAATCGCCCGAGCGCCCGCAGCTAGCGGAGCCATAACTCGAGCGGCGCCGCGCATTACGTGAGATGAAGAATGAGCCGCCTCACGGAGGGAGCGTAGCTGTAGCTGCTTACTGGAGAGAGGGGCGCTGAACGAGTGCGGGACTACTTTCCACCTGCGAATTAATGGTTTAGGGAAGACGTATGGCAGCCAAGAAGGGGGCCATGATCCGCATCGGAGTGCCCCCACCTTGTAGGCCGCCCCGCGCCCGGATGCGGGGCCTAGGGAGCGGTGCTCGCCGCGGGCTGTGCCGGCGCTAACGGCAGGCGGATGACGAAGCGCGTGCCTCGCCCGTCTTCGGGCGTGTGCACCGCGATGTCGCCCCCGTGCATGCGGATCGCCGCCCGGCATAAGTGCAGGCCGAGCCCCAGGCCGGACTTCTCGGGGTGGAGACGCTTGTACCGCTCGAATACCTGCTCGCGGGCGGCAGGCGGAATGCCCGGGCCGTAGTCCCGCACGCTGATGAGTACGTAATCCTGCTCGCCGACCAAGTCGACCTCGATGGCGGTGCCGGAGGGGCTGAACTTAATGGCGTTGTCCAGGAGGTTGGTCATCGCCTGCTCGATCCGCAGGCGGTCCACCAGGGTAGGCGGCGCGGCATGAGCGCGCAGGCGTATGCGGTGGGTCGGTGCAGCGGCCTGCGCGGCGTCGACGCAGTCGCGCACGAGTGCCTCGAGGTCGCACGGCTCGGGATCGATCGGGAGCGCGCCCTCCGCGAGGCGCGCTGCATCGAGGAGGTGCTCGATCAACCGCGCCTGCTTGTCGCTCTGGCGGAGAATCCCCTGAAGCGCGCTGTGAAGCTGATCATCCTGGGCAGCGGCGCTGCGGCGGAGGGTCACGAGCGCGGCCTCCGCGAAGCCCATCACGCCCGCGAGCGGCCCGCGCAGCTCATGCCCCAGCATCTGCAGCATCTCGTCCTTGGCGGCGAGTGCTGCCTCGGCCTCGGCGCGCGCCGCGCGCTCCTCGGCAAGTGCCGCGCGCTCTCGTTCGAGCTCGCCCTGTCGGCGCAACTGGCTCACCATCCACTGGACGCGTTCTGCGGCCTCGGTGCCTTCGATAACGGCCTGCGGCGGCTCGTAATAGAGATTCGGGTAGGTCTGGTCCTCGAGCGCCACCACCGGGTGGACGCGTAGCGCGTCATGGCACACGCCCGCCGGAAAACGCGTTTGGTCGTAAAGGCACACGGCCACCAATGGCTCGCCGGGGTAGAGGTCGTTGCCGAGCGCCTCGTAGTGGATGAGCTTGTTATGGCCGACCCCCATTTGCAGCGCCCAGGTCATCTCGGCGACCACCCTCAGGCCGTCGTAACCCGCGTGCAGCGCGTCGTTTATCGCCTGACGCACGTAGCCGATCATCGCCACGGGGTCGAAGCTGCCGTTGGGGAACGAAACCTCCCAGCGGTCGACCAGCACGAGCGCGCCGCGCGCTTCTGCACCCCGCACATCGATGCCCAGTTCGGTGAGGCGTGCGCGTACAGGGTCCGCGCCGTGCTCGCCCACCACGAACACGCTGCGCTCGTTGGTGCGATGCAGGCCGGCGGCGAGAAACGGCGCGACCATTTGGATCGGATCGTCACCCTCGCCATACAGCAGGCAGGCATGCTGTCCTCGGTGGAGATCCTCAATCCTTCGGCTGTCGCTGCATCCGCCCATGCGCTCCTCCCATTGTGTCGACGCCGCCGCGCGTTGGCTGTGGGGGCTGAGGCTCGGTAGGGTATGACGTCCCTTCCGGAAGGGTATGAGGGTACCAGGAATTTTGCGCTTCGGCCCGTCACGGGCGGGGCCCCTTGCCTGAGCCGTGAGCGGTGGGATCCGACCGTTGACAGGGCGCACGACATTTGCGGCATTTCCTTCCCGCGCTAGCCGCCGAGCGGCACAGCCGGGGGCTGCTCGGTCGCGCGGGCGCGGAGCCATCCCCTTGTTGTAGGTGACATGACGTGATATCTGAGGGTTGCACGGCGCAGCCGCGACACGTCGCATCGGGGGGGTCATGAGCAGCCGGCGATCATCGTACGCATTCATGTTGGTGTGGCCCCTCGTCACGTGCTGCGCGTGGGCGGCTGAGCATGGGCTGGATTTCTCCGGCGGGCGTACCTACTTTGAGCAGGCCTACATCCAGCCGAGCATCACGCGCATCGCCTTCGACGATGGCGAGGTGGTGCTGAACGACCGCTACCGGGCGCCGGCCGCTGCCTTCGAACGTGGCGTGTGGCCCGTCCCGCCGCCCTTGGACGATACCGCGCCGTGGGTGCGTCCGCTGTATCCCGATCCCGCCAGTCCGCCGCCGTCCTGCGTCGCCACACGCGTCAAGGTGCCCGAGGCGCTGCCGCAGCCGCCCCGCGCGCTGGCCTGTGCACAAGACCGCTGGCTGCTGTTCACGGGCGGCTATTGCCCGGAGGGCGAGAATATCACCGGGCGCATCTGGTTCTCGCGAGCTGGCGTGCTCGAGGAGCTGAACGTCATACCCCGATGTCATTCGCCGAACGCCGGGCTGATCCACGGCGACACGCTGTGGGTGGGGACCGACGAGCCGGTGGAGAAGTACGGCCCGGACACCGGGGTGCTGCTGGAGATGGTGCGGGTGCCGGGCGAGCCGCTCCAGGTGCGTCATCACCTCAGCGGCGGCGCGATTACGGCGCTGGCGCTGGCACCGGACGAGCGCACGCTGTGGGCGGTCTCGCCGGTCGGGGTGCACCGCCTGGACCTCGAGACCCGCCGCTGGCGGCATCACTACTGGCGCTATCGTCTGGGTGACGATGGTCAGCAGATCGAACTCCACATGAGCGATGCGCCGATGTCCGCGGAAGACTACGACCTCTGGTCGCCGCTGCTGGCGCTACCCATCCTGGACCGCGGCGCCTTCATCGCCGGCTTTCACGCGGCGCCGCGCCTGCGTGAGTGGCACATTCACGTCAACTCGGTGGCCTTGTGGCCACACTACCGCGACGCGCTGCTGGCTGCTTTGTCGCGTCCAGCGGAGGAGCGTCCCCGCCAGTTCATGCACACGCACGACCGGCTGCTCATGCTGGTGCTGGACGCGCGGGTGGTGGACGCGCAGGCGCAGATCAGCGCACTGGACCGTATGCTGCTCGCGGCCGCAAACGCCGATGATCGTCGCTTGATCGTCTCGCGCCTCAACGCCGACACGGCGGATCGGCTGCGCGCGCACGGTTCCGTGATCGACGGTCTCGATGCCGCGGGCCTCGACGGCGAGCGCGCGTTCTACCGCGCGCTAGACGCCCGGGACGCCGGTGTGTGCGACATGCTGGCGCGCGACGCCCATGTGCGCGCCGTCGCCGAGGGCATCGTCAGGGACCAGGGCCGCGACGCGCGGACCATCGAGCGGTGCGGGGCGCCTCCCGAGCCGCCGCCGCCGAGTCCGGAGCCGCGCCCGGCTGCCCTGCCGAGGATCATGATGGGAACCGAGGTGGGTCCTCCACCCGATGGAACAAAACCTTGTGCGCATTCGAGGACCTTTGAAACCACTTGTAAGGAATGAGACTGCCGCTGACATCGCCGCGATCCGCGACGTGACCGTCGCCGCGTTCGCGACGCTGGAGATCAGCGACCAAACCGAGCATTACATCATCGCGGCACTGCGCGCGGCCGGGGCGCTGGCGGTATCGCTGGTCGCGGAGGTGGAGGGCCGAGTGGTGGGGCACATCGCGTTCTCGCCCGTGACCGTCTCGGACGGGGCGCGCGCCTGGTACGGGCTGGGGCCGCTTTCCGTACTGCCGGATTACCAGCGGCAGGGCATCGGGACGGCGCTGGTGCAGGCCGGGCTCGTGCGCCTGAAGACCTTGGGCGCGCGCGGCTGTTGCCTGGTCGGGCACCCTGAGTACTACCGCAAGTTCGGGTTCCATAACCTGCCGGGGCTCGTGTACGAAGGCGTGCCGTCGGAGGTGTTTCTCGCGCTCTCGTTCGATGGGCGGGTGCCGCAGGGTAGGGTCACGTTCCACCCGGCCTTCGGCGCCCGCGGCGACTCGGCCCGCGGGCGCGCGCAGGGTGCGCGCGCCCGCACGCCTGACTCAGAAGATCATCACCTGATAACCCTCGGCGGCGAGGGCACGCAGGCTGGGCAGCCCGGCGGTGCCGGGGGCGGCGTTGTCTTCCAGGCGCTTGAAGCCGGCCTGCTGGGCATCGGCGGCGGCGCCGAAGAAATCCGAGCAGGTGGCCGACACGCCGGCGACCTTATCCTGCACGGAGGTGTAGAGGCCGTTCAGCGGGTGGTCGCCCTTGGCGATGCGCGCCGCCCAGCGGGTGCCGGCGCCGAGGAAGATCAGCGTCACGTCGTCGCCTGCCTGCTTGAAGTCGTAGGTCACGCCCAAGGCGTTAAAGACGCGCCCGAGCGATTCGTCGTTGTTGGCGTCCGGGTCGGACATCACCACGATGGCAGCCTTCATGTTCTCCTCCTCCTTGGCCGGGAATGCAAAATCCGGTTAAGCATAAACAGTGTGCCGCCGGTTTGCGACCGGCGACCGCTCAGCTACCCAGCGCGGGCGCGGGGACGTTACTCGGGGGATCGATCGTCCGGCGCCGCCTCGTTCGCCCGGCGCAGGCGGGCTTCCA contains the following coding sequences:
- a CDS encoding MAPEG family protein gives rise to the protein MEQKMILYPVLALVGWSFVVTGVMLARAFKAVGAGLSVEYFRYGAGAEPPGYMRAAYQHYSNLFEMPVLFYTAALISYVAGVVDALLVTLAWAYVATRLLHGTVHMRDRNVLMRRNTFFLSMLVLVSLWVLLAARVLQM
- a CDS encoding TetR/AcrR family transcriptional regulator, translating into MFYTKAHKQKSRERILESASRLFAHRGYDSVSIDELMHDAGMTRGAFYNHFEDKAELYADAIMYAATRSPRAAEQAGATSSAASLGAFLNTYLSRAHVEDVETPCPLAFLVTDVGARNGKVRRAYTRVYRSLVRLISKRLGDMRAHDRRDTVMAVTALMIGGVAVGRALDDAQVTERLLRSCRVTARRLLEEIRE
- a CDS encoding SDR family oxidoreductase — translated: MNPLTDERLPGPPRAQVQEWPGLDSRMDPQADHGEVSYQGGNKLKGKKALITGGDSGIGRAVAIAFAREGADVAISYFNEHEDARDTTGWIEKAGRRALAMDGDLQDPAHCRSLVARTVEAFGGLNIVVNNAAYHVETSEFADISPEQLERTFRTNIFSYFWVTQAALEHLHEGDSIINTGSVVGATGNPYLTDYAGTKAAIDNLTKSLAPTLAKRGIRINCVTPGPVWTPLIPSTRDEQFVGEFGKDTLWGRPAQPIEMAPSYVFLASADSRYYSGQIFAPTGMAVFSR
- a CDS encoding MEDS domain-containing protein, giving the protein MGGCSDSRRIEDLHRGQHACLLYGEGDDPIQMVAPFLAAGLHRTNERSVFVVGEHGADPVRARLTELGIDVRGAEARGALVLVDRWEVSFPNGSFDPVAMIGYVRQAINDALHAGYDGLRVVAEMTWALQMGVGHNKLIHYEALGNDLYPGEPLVAVCLYDQTRFPAGVCHDALRVHPVVALEDQTYPNLYYEPPQAVIEGTEAAERVQWMVSQLRRQGELERERAALAEERAARAEAEAALAAKDEMLQMLGHELRGPLAGVMGFAEAALVTLRRSAAAQDDQLHSALQGILRQSDKQARLIEHLLDAARLAEGALPIDPEPCDLEALVRDCVDAAQAAAPTHRIRLRAHAAPPTLVDRLRIEQAMTNLLDNAIKFSPSGTAIEVDLVGEQDYVLISVRDYGPGIPPAAREQVFERYKRLHPEKSGLGLGLHLCRAAIRMHGGDIAVHTPEDGRGTRFVIRLPLAPAQPAASTAP
- a CDS encoding DsrE family protein; the encoded protein is MKAAIVVMSDPDANNDESLGRVFNALGVTYDFKQAGDDVTLIFLGAGTRWAARIAKGDHPLNGLYTSVQDKVAGVSATCSDFFGAAADAQQAGFKRLEDNAAPGTAGLPSLRALAAEGYQVMIF